The following is a genomic window from Opitutus sp. ER46.
TCTTTTTCATTCAACCCCAATCACTTCTCAGACGGTGGCTCCCTTTCAACCGCATCGTTTCGGCTTACTCTTCCTCTTTCTCTTTCTCTCAAACCCCGGCCGGGTGCCATTGGCGCCCGAGCCCAGACCGACGTGTGCAGTGCCCTGCGGTGCTGCGAGGATTGTCCCCACTTCAGTTTTCGCGGAGCGAAAACTGCGCGGAGCGAAGACTGCTCAATCCCTCAATCCGGAGAGTAAGAGGAAGAGAAAGAGTAAGAGGAAGAGGCGGCGGGCCCCGGCCAGGGGCCCGCGGAGCCACGCCTCGACATTTTCCCGGGGGCGCGCTTTCTTGGCGGGCTCGCATCATGAAGAGGTTCTACATCACCACCGCCATCGACTACGTGAACGGTTCGCCGCACCTGGGCCATGCCTATGAGAAGGTGCTGACCGATGTCATCGCCCGGTTCCGGCGGCAGATGGGCGACCAGGTGCATTACCTCACCGGCACCGACGAGCACGGCCAGAAGGTCCAGGCGAGCGCCCGCAAGCTCGGCATCGAGCCGCAGCAGTTCGCCGATCAGGTGAGCGCGGAGTTCCGCAAGCTCATCACGCGGCTCGAAATCTCGAACGACGACTTCATCCGCACCACCGAGGAGCGGCACAAGACGGTCGTCCGCCAGGTGCTTCAGCAGCTCTTCGACAAGGGCGAGATCTACAAGGCCGAGTACAAGGGGTTCTACTCCACGCGGCAGGAGCAGTTCCTGCAGGAGAAGGACCGGCTGCCGGGCGGCGCGTGGCCCGAGATCTACGGCGAAGTGACCGAGATCACGGAGTCGAACTACTTCTTCAAGCTGCGGAATTACCAGGAATGGCTCGTCGAGTTCCTGACGAAGAACGAGAACTTCGTCTTCCCGCGCTACCGGCAGAAGCAGGTGCTCGAGTTCCTCAAGGAGCCGCTCAACGACCTCTGCATCTCGCGGCCGCGCGAGCGGCTGGAGTGGGGCATCCCGCTGCCGTTCGACGAGGGCTACGTGACCTACGTGTGGTTCGACGCGCTGCTGAACTACTACTCGGCGGTGGCCGACAAGCCGGGGGTCTGGCCCGCGACCTACCACGTCATCGGCAAGGACATCCTCGTCCCGCCGCACGCCGTGTACTGGCCGATCATGCTGCACGCGGCCGGCATCCCGCTGCCCGAGGGCATCATCGCGCAC
Proteins encoded in this region:
- the metG gene encoding methionine--tRNA ligase — encoded protein: MKRFYITTAIDYVNGSPHLGHAYEKVLTDVIARFRRQMGDQVHYLTGTDEHGQKVQASARKLGIEPQQFADQVSAEFRKLITRLEISNDDFIRTTEERHKTVVRQVLQQLFDKGEIYKAEYKGFYSTRQEQFLQEKDRLPGGAWPEIYGEVTEITESNYFFKLRNYQEWLVEFLTKNENFVFPRYRQKQVLEFLKEPLNDLCISRPRERLEWGIPLPFDEGYVTYVWFDALLNYYSAVADKPGVWPATYHVIGKDILVPPHAVYWPIMLHAAGIPLPEGIIAHGWWLQSGAKMSKSTGNALNPLDLVDEFGADAFRYFLIREMNVGQDSEFTREQFLVRYNSELANNLGNLVNRTLNMTTRFAGGVLPAAEITEDLERSLQELWAKTREEVITLCEGFQFHTALERTMAFLTETNAYVEKRAPWKLGKSAEAKDQALLRTSLATMAEALRLAVAVMQHVTPTATQKINAVLGYTPGARWQDELVWGAKLNGAKVEAALVLFPRPTPPATPAPAAGAKPAAPKAKAPKPPKPGKPDTGAAPTAGR